One Candidatus Eisenbacteria bacterium DNA window includes the following coding sequences:
- a CDS encoding proline--tRNA ligase, protein MAQKVTPMSKDYSRWYTDVVQMAELADHAPVKGCMVIRPYGFALWEHMRDALDRMIKDTGHVNAYFPLLIPESFLKKEAEHVEGFAPECAVVTHGGGKKLEEPLVIRPTSETIIYHMYAKWVMSYRDLPVLINQWANVVRWELRPRLFLRTLEFLWQEGHTAHATEEEAREETSKMLEVYRRFAEDVLAVPVIPGLKSDAERFAGALYTTCIEGMMRDGKALQCGTSHNLGQNFARAFDLVFQDKDGAQRHAWNTSWGVSTRLIGAVIMVHGDDNGLILPPRIAPHQSVIVPIYSGDADRETVLAAAEKLRASLAGAGVRVKVDDRDQYKPGWKFAEWEQKGVPLRIEIGPKDVAKSQMVLVRRDTREKEFLPMEGAATVIPERLEALQKALFDRALKFREEHTHIVDDYEDLKRIVEEGGFALAHWDGTRETEALVKEETKATIRCIPFDGEKEPGACVRSGKPSAQRVIWARAY, encoded by the coding sequence GTGGCTCAGAAAGTGACGCCCATGAGCAAGGACTACAGCCGGTGGTACACCGACGTGGTCCAAATGGCCGAACTCGCCGATCACGCCCCCGTCAAGGGGTGCATGGTGATCCGTCCCTACGGCTTCGCCCTGTGGGAGCATATGCGGGACGCGCTCGATCGGATGATCAAGGATACCGGTCACGTGAACGCCTATTTCCCGCTCCTCATCCCGGAAAGCTTTTTGAAAAAGGAAGCGGAACACGTCGAGGGCTTCGCGCCGGAATGCGCCGTGGTGACCCACGGCGGCGGCAAGAAACTGGAGGAGCCGCTCGTCATCCGGCCCACATCGGAAACGATCATCTACCACATGTACGCGAAATGGGTGATGAGCTACCGGGACCTTCCCGTCCTGATCAACCAGTGGGCGAACGTGGTCCGGTGGGAGCTGCGGCCGAGGCTCTTCCTCCGCACCCTCGAGTTTCTCTGGCAGGAGGGGCACACCGCCCACGCCACCGAAGAGGAGGCGAGGGAAGAGACGAGCAAGATGCTCGAGGTGTACCGCCGTTTCGCCGAGGACGTTCTCGCCGTGCCGGTCATCCCGGGCCTCAAGTCCGACGCGGAACGTTTCGCCGGCGCGCTCTACACCACCTGCATCGAGGGGATGATGCGGGACGGCAAGGCGCTCCAGTGCGGCACCAGCCACAACCTGGGGCAAAACTTCGCCCGCGCCTTCGACCTCGTTTTCCAGGACAAGGACGGCGCGCAGCGTCACGCCTGGAACACCAGCTGGGGCGTGTCCACGCGGCTCATCGGCGCGGTGATCATGGTGCACGGCGACGACAACGGTCTCATCCTGCCGCCGAGGATCGCCCCGCACCAGTCCGTGATCGTTCCGATTTACAGCGGCGACGCGGACCGCGAGACGGTGCTCGCCGCCGCCGAAAAGCTGCGCGCCTCGCTCGCCGGCGCCGGTGTGCGCGTCAAGGTGGACGATCGCGACCAGTACAAACCGGGCTGGAAGTTCGCCGAATGGGAGCAGAAGGGCGTCCCGCTCCGGATCGAGATCGGCCCCAAGGACGTGGCGAAGTCGCAGATGGTGCTCGTCCGCCGGGACACGCGGGAGAAGGAGTTCCTGCCCATGGAGGGGGCGGCCACGGTGATCCCGGAGCGGCTCGAGGCGTTGCAGAAAGCGCTTTTCGACCGCGCGCTGAAGTTCCGCGAGGAGCACACCCACATCGTCGATGATTATGAAGACCTCAAGCGTATCGTCGAGGAGGGAGGCTTCGCGCTCGCCCACTGGGACGGTACGCGCGAAACCGAGGCGCTCGTCAAGGAAGAGACCAAGGCGACCATTCGCTGCATTCCCTTCGATGGAGAGAAGGAGCCGGGCGCCTGCGTCCGCTCCGGAAAACCCTCGGCGCAGCGGGTGATCTGGGCGCGCGCCTATTGA
- a CDS encoding PDZ domain-containing protein produces the protein MRSTGVAVALFLALAFFGAADARAFASPGAPPDASKRWPTPPPGSYEVLSEDGAARIPFTIFRGDILMDAEIGGRKLRLMLDNGVLWDQLLLFGSPRIDSLELAYGDTILVGGAGDGDPVVSLMARDVAVRFAGVEFAGQEAIVTPYASGLTDLWEGADGQVSAAFFKHFVVDIDFDAMTITLIPPDDFEYRGGGGAIPMRPMPNGSYTLPATLRYQGGALHPGELSIDLGGSHALQLPSPSPRTAPLPENTLAVSLGFGVQGEVRGRLGRIAGVRIGPYEVAGVLAGFRDPPALDGEDREAYIGFELLSRFNLVFDYARERLFIEPNGRFAEPFEHDMSGMGLGRAEDGTWAVASVRPGTPAEEAGLRAGDRILRIDGKSADGFGRDDLRPLFRRAGAALRLRLSRDGTEREIVIVLRLRRLI, from the coding sequence ATGCGCAGCACCGGAGTCGCCGTCGCTCTCTTCCTCGCACTCGCCTTTTTCGGAGCCGCGGACGCGCGGGCGTTCGCTTCGCCCGGCGCGCCGCCCGACGCATCGAAGCGGTGGCCCACGCCGCCCCCCGGCTCTTACGAGGTCCTATCCGAAGACGGCGCGGCGCGCATTCCCTTCACGATTTTCCGGGGCGACATCCTGATGGACGCCGAAATCGGCGGGCGAAAACTCCGTTTGATGCTCGACAACGGCGTCCTCTGGGATCAGCTGCTTCTTTTCGGCAGCCCGCGCATCGATTCCCTGGAGCTCGCTTACGGCGACACCATCCTCGTGGGCGGCGCGGGCGACGGAGACCCGGTGGTCTCGCTCATGGCGCGGGACGTGGCGGTCCGATTCGCCGGCGTCGAGTTCGCGGGGCAGGAGGCGATCGTCACCCCCTACGCATCGGGCCTGACCGATCTCTGGGAAGGAGCGGACGGACAGGTGAGCGCCGCGTTCTTCAAACATTTCGTCGTGGACATCGATTTCGACGCGATGACGATCACTCTGATCCCTCCCGACGATTTCGAATACCGAGGAGGAGGAGGGGCGATTCCCATGCGGCCGATGCCGAACGGCTCCTACACGCTACCGGCGACGCTGCGCTATCAGGGCGGTGCGCTTCATCCCGGCGAACTCAGCATCGATCTCGGCGGCTCCCACGCCTTGCAGCTCCCCTCCCCGTCTCCCCGGACCGCGCCCCTTCCCGAAAACACGCTCGCCGTCTCGCTCGGTTTCGGCGTGCAGGGAGAGGTGCGCGGACGGCTCGGCCGGATCGCCGGCGTTCGGATCGGTCCTTACGAGGTCGCCGGCGTGCTGGCCGGCTTCCGCGATCCGCCCGCCTTGGACGGCGAAGATCGGGAGGCATACATCGGCTTCGAACTCCTCTCCCGTTTCAATCTGGTGTTCGACTACGCGCGGGAGCGCCTCTTTATCGAGCCGAACGGTCGCTTCGCCGAACCGTTCGAACACGACATGTCCGGCATGGGGCTCGGAAGGGCGGAGGACGGGACGTGGGCGGTCGCCTCGGTGCGTCCGGGAACGCCGGCGGAGGAGGCGGGGCTGCGCGCGGGAGATCGGATCCTGCGGATCGACGGGAAATCCGCGGACGGATTCGGGAGGGACGACCTCCGGCCGCTTTTCCGGAGGGCGGGCGCCGCTCTCCGCCTCCGCCTCTCCCGCGACGGAACCGAGAGAGAGATCGTGATCGTCCTCCGGCTCCGTCGTTTGATCTGA
- a CDS encoding HAD family hydrolase: protein MDNKRKSPARPRGLLIFDLDGTLFRGDRGTARAVWETCDRHGLPRPSADAINGYFGRPVHEFHDWFRGMAPGRDMTLFLEEMDRREFDLVAETGELYPGVREMLERFRREFRLAICSNGSKIYIDTVLESRGITGLFDRVRHRERPEESKPEMAREVLGEIPARPAVLVGDRRDDFRAARDNGIFFIGSAYGFGAPGEIDGADAVVREAREIPAAVERLLAGFAPDANTARP, encoded by the coding sequence TTGGACAATAAAAGGAAATCGCCGGCGCGACCGCGCGGGCTTCTGATCTTCGACCTGGACGGCACGCTTTTCCGGGGGGATCGGGGAACGGCGCGGGCGGTGTGGGAAACCTGTGACCGTCACGGCCTTCCGCGCCCGAGCGCCGATGCGATCAACGGCTACTTCGGCCGTCCGGTGCACGAGTTCCACGACTGGTTCCGCGGCATGGCGCCCGGCCGGGACATGACCCTCTTTCTGGAGGAGATGGACCGGCGCGAGTTCGATCTGGTCGCCGAAACGGGAGAACTCTATCCCGGGGTACGGGAGATGCTCGAGCGCTTCCGTCGCGAGTTCCGGCTGGCGATCTGCTCGAACGGGTCGAAAATTTACATCGATACGGTTTTGGAGAGTCGGGGGATCACCGGATTGTTCGACCGGGTCCGCCACAGGGAGCGGCCGGAGGAGAGCAAGCCGGAAATGGCCCGGGAAGTTCTGGGGGAGATCCCGGCGAGGCCGGCGGTGCTGGTCGGAGATCGCCGGGACGATTTCCGCGCCGCCCGCGACAACGGCATCTTCTTTATCGGCTCGGCTTACGGGTTCGGGGCTCCCGGCGAGATCGACGGCGCGGATGCCGTCGTCCGGGAGGCGCGGGAGATACCGGCGGCGGTGGAGCGGCTCCTCGCGGGATTCGCGCCGGACGCGAACACCGCCCGCCCGTAG
- a CDS encoding DUF2179 domain-containing protein: MDWTVLLTGVIVFFARVGDVSLGTIRTISIVQGKTRAAFFLGFVEVCLWLFVVTTVVNQVMEQPILALFYALGFSTGNVVGIKLERRLAFGHTVLRVITPHMGKEMAAEIREIGFPVTTFTGEGRSGPITELYVACRRRDLPVILPVVHRIDPDAFYLTEQAGTVSKIRRPILTPRTGWRGIGKRK; the protein is encoded by the coding sequence ATGGATTGGACCGTGCTGCTCACCGGAGTGATCGTCTTTTTCGCGAGGGTCGGCGACGTCTCTCTCGGGACGATCCGCACCATCAGCATCGTGCAGGGGAAGACGCGGGCCGCCTTCTTCCTCGGCTTCGTCGAGGTCTGTCTCTGGCTTTTCGTAGTCACCACCGTAGTGAACCAGGTGATGGAACAGCCGATCCTCGCCCTCTTCTACGCCCTCGGCTTCTCCACCGGGAACGTCGTCGGGATCAAACTGGAGCGGCGTCTGGCTTTCGGCCACACCGTGCTCCGCGTGATCACGCCGCACATGGGAAAAGAGATGGCCGCCGAGATTCGTGAGATCGGCTTTCCCGTCACCACCTTCACGGGAGAGGGGCGGTCCGGTCCAATCACGGAGCTGTATGTGGCCTGCCGGCGGCGCGACCTGCCCGTCATCCTGCCGGTCGTTCACCGCATCGATCCGGACGCGTTCTATCTGACCGAGCAGGCCGGCACGGTGAGCAAGATCCGCCGCCCCATTCTCACGCCGCGGACCGGCTGGCGGGGGATCGGCAAGCGGAAGTAG